In Eubalaena glacialis isolate mEubGla1 chromosome 2, mEubGla1.1.hap2.+ XY, whole genome shotgun sequence, a single genomic region encodes these proteins:
- the LOC133085380 gene encoding granzyme B-like isoform X1: MQPLLLLLLLAFLLPPRAKAGEIIGGHEAKRHSRPYMAFLQIWDQDDRKRCGGFLIREDFVLTAAHCWGSSVNVTLGAHNIKVRERTQQVIPVRKAIPHPDYNKKNYSNDIMLLKLERKAKQTAAVRPLSLPRGKARGDSGGPLVCNNVAQGIVSYGQKNGSPPRACTKVSSFLPWIKKTMKTL, from the exons ATGCAGCCACTCCTGCTCCTGCTCCTGTTGGCCTTTTTACTGCCCCCCAGGGCAAAGGCAG GGGAGATCATCGGGGGCCATGAGGCCAAGCGCCACTCCCGCCCCTACATGGCGTTTCTTCAGATCTGGGACCAGGATGACCGAAAAAGGTGCGGTGGGTTCCTGATTCGAGAGGACTTTGTGCTGACAGCCGCTCACTGCTGGGGAAG CTCAGTCAACGTCACCCTGGGGGCCCACAACATCAAGGTTCGGGAGAGGACCCAGCAGGTCATCCCGGTGAGAAAAGCCATCCCCCACCCAGACTATAATAAAAAGAACTACTCCAATGACATCATGTTACTAAAG CTGGAGAGAAAGGCCAAGCAGACTGCAGCCGTGAGACCCCTCAGCCTGCCCAGGGGCAAGGCCCGG GGGGACTCCGGGGGCCCTCTGGTGTGTAACAATGTGGCCCAGGGCATTGTCTCCTATGGACAAAAAAATGGGTCACCTCCACGGGCCTGCACCAAAGTCTCAAGTTTCCTGCCCTGGATAAAGAAAACCATGAAAACCCTCTGA
- the LOC133085380 gene encoding granzyme B-like isoform X2 yields the protein MQPLLLLLLLAFLLPPRAKAGEIIGGHEAKRHSRPYMAFLQIWDQDDRKRCGGFLIREDFVLTAAHCWGSSVNVTLGAHNIKVRERTQQVIPVRKAIPHPDYNKKNYSNDIMLLKGDSGGPLVCNNVAQGIVSYGQKNGSPPRACTKVSSFLPWIKKTMKTL from the exons ATGCAGCCACTCCTGCTCCTGCTCCTGTTGGCCTTTTTACTGCCCCCCAGGGCAAAGGCAG GGGAGATCATCGGGGGCCATGAGGCCAAGCGCCACTCCCGCCCCTACATGGCGTTTCTTCAGATCTGGGACCAGGATGACCGAAAAAGGTGCGGTGGGTTCCTGATTCGAGAGGACTTTGTGCTGACAGCCGCTCACTGCTGGGGAAG CTCAGTCAACGTCACCCTGGGGGCCCACAACATCAAGGTTCGGGAGAGGACCCAGCAGGTCATCCCGGTGAGAAAAGCCATCCCCCACCCAGACTATAATAAAAAGAACTACTCCAATGACATCATGTTACTAAAG GGGGACTCCGGGGGCCCTCTGGTGTGTAACAATGTGGCCCAGGGCATTGTCTCCTATGGACAAAAAAATGGGTCACCTCCACGGGCCTGCACCAAAGTCTCAAGTTTCCTGCCCTGGATAAAGAAAACCATGAAAACCCTCTGA
- the LOC133085380 gene encoding granzyme B-like isoform X3 gives MQPLLLLLLLAFLLPPRAKAGEIIGGHEAKRHSRPYMAFLQIWDQDDRKRCGGFLIREDFVLTAAHCWGSSVNVTLGAHNIKVRERTQQVIPVRKAIPHPDYNKKNYSNDIMLLKLERKAKQTAAVRPLSLPRGKARVKPGQVCSVAGWGQVAMGTYSDTLQEVKLTIQKDQECESHLHNYYNNTIQLCVGDPKENKASFKGDSGGPLVCNNVAQGIVSYGQKNGSPPRACTKVSSFLPWIKKTMKTL, from the exons ATGCAGCCACTCCTGCTCCTGCTCCTGTTGGCCTTTTTACTGCCCCCCAGGGCAAAGGCAG GGGAGATCATCGGGGGCCATGAGGCCAAGCGCCACTCCCGCCCCTACATGGCGTTTCTTCAGATCTGGGACCAGGATGACCGAAAAAGGTGCGGTGGGTTCCTGATTCGAGAGGACTTTGTGCTGACAGCCGCTCACTGCTGGGGAAG CTCAGTCAACGTCACCCTGGGGGCCCACAACATCAAGGTTCGGGAGAGGACCCAGCAGGTCATCCCGGTGAGAAAAGCCATCCCCCACCCAGACTATAATAAAAAGAACTACTCCAATGACATCATGTTACTAAAG CTGGAGAGAAAGGCCAAGCAGACTGCAGCCGTGAGACCCCTCAGCCTGCCCAGGGGCAAGGCCCGGGTGAAGCCAGGACAGGTGTGCAGTGTAGCCGGCTGGGGGCAGGTCGCTATGGGCACGTACTCAGACACACTGCAGGAGGTAAAGCTGACCATACAGAAGGATCAAGAGTGTGAATCCCACTTACACAATTATTACAACAACACCATTCAGCTGTGTGTGGGGGacccaaaggaaaacaaagcttCCTTTAAG GGGGACTCCGGGGGCCCTCTGGTGTGTAACAATGTGGCCCAGGGCATTGTCTCCTATGGACAAAAAAATGGGTCACCTCCACGGGCCTGCACCAAAGTCTCAAGTTTCCTGCCCTGGATAAAGAAAACCATGAAAACCCTCTGA